A genomic window from Phoenix dactylifera cultivar Barhee BC4 unplaced genomic scaffold, palm_55x_up_171113_PBpolish2nd_filt_p 000007F, whole genome shotgun sequence includes:
- the LOC103704582 gene encoding protein NETWORKED 1D-like, whose amino-acid sequence MEKLTRAESGRLYSWWWASHISPKNSKWLQENLADMDNKIKEMIELVDEDADTFAKRAEMFYKKRPELMKLVEEFYRTYRALAERHDHATRALRQAHRTMAEAFPNQIPSVLTDEMPPPIHELFDDFQKDALGGSSHLNEMFASGEETTYSNTSEERARQGLDVQEEQGKGSEYKLLENEILRLLMENQELESQIMSESVHASSAETEVRSLKDTLSELKSEKEAAILQFQQSMERMASLEMEISCSREDIRKLNNEMFIGAKNLNVAQEKCLLLEKANQSLELELKQIINKHEEEKVTHLQNLKQMEELLEKNALLENSLSNLNVELERLTEKIKTLEDSCGCFCGKISIHPSEKAVLVSQVEATLQNTAKRLEKNTLENSLSDVNIKLEDLRGTLEGLEKHCQSLHDQNSELLAEKSSLVSKVESISKSLENLESKYAELVNKYLNLEREKDLTLHQVMKLEELLKLEKEAHRAVIQSRRSQLNTLENEIFSLQEEIQCREEELEVEEHKLLSAQIEIFILERGLHDMKEKCMVLLAVRQKHEETSRDAEKLISQDEQDNLIQEKNVGSSSVNYEKLREGVHLILKTLIAEEYGPLDGIKDELLLQIILHEIRCLLKSLSEARDEKQHLLHEKSVIHGVMEQFGHHVADLQSEKKVLKKESKMRTEEPSVLHGQMHELFEMNEKLRQDMQASNLRQEAIKAEMGNLYGQLSDLLEARCLLQREIGRLLEENFSLSKRIDDMRVKQNTLEEENSIILEEAMALEYLHLIFRSFDAENASKLQLLKNDVDYLHGARNELARANRPMVVKSGVLELENAHLKDLVVNLEDCRRRLVILENDLSACISVCEQLNRPIDSGRNLLIKKDMEQLQANQKIQQAEDVTTELCRSIKGLKLHIDEGEVAREELEKNISTLSEDYTHKKIETACLHQVNEMLKGELDKLQKEVGELRRREEHLTSKLQSRRDEVKCYEEEIASLLAEIQSTTINAAIFEERLLELTATYHNLEISAMVQRKVLKEEITLRNVCVDELKEKLEARERENKEHKTHLSAYVPLVMSLWGDVALLEEYILMLANHSSAEKQEIQEVPLVPLQSKKSSQEPIKDDSAKDLTGILKLQQLHAKVEALQKVVMDAKNLLRQERFDAYANLEAARKEIECLKSKGTSDDHITKVKHEQNMKDVQLDLVSHSSQSGIGNSVGSYGQRKTGNVKTNDEGFEVRGTAEGDHSNQIEVTPSGTMEHYLEYRQIKAMEEGKGKHPICELLDENDLGIDKLELPKNVMMESHKEWNRKVIERLLSSDAQRLLVLQASVHGLKANMEKSEDVDIPRGFEIDTVKAQLREAEEITSQLIGTNSKLTKKAEDLTVSSDKMLEENVDSWSTRQRIILEQARRVSERIGRLEVELQKIKYILLKLGEGHVKGMPKITLQEYLYGRRSNHRQKKAPTCGCIRLKAIDD is encoded by the exons atggaaaagttgacgCGTGCTGAATCCGGACGCTTGTATTCATGGTGGTGGGCTAGTCATATCAGCCCAAAGAATTCTAAATGGCTCCAGGAAAACCTTGCAG ACATGGACAACAAGATCAAAGAAATGATCGAGCTCGTAGATGAAGATGCTGATACCTTTGCAAAAAGAGCAGAAATGTTCTATAAGAAACGGCCCGAGCTTATGAAATTGGTAGAGGAATTTTACCGAACGTACCGTGCTTTAGCAGAAAGACATGATCATGCCACTAGAGCACTTCGACAGGCTCATCGAACAATGGCAGAAGCATTTCCCAACCAAATCCCGTCAGTATTAACTGATGAGATGCCTCCACCCATCCATGAACTGTTTGATGACTTTCAGAAGGATGCTTTGGGCGGGTCTTCACATTTGAATGAGATGTTTGCATCTGGGGAGGAGACTACCTATTCAAATACCAGTGAAGAGAGGGCAAGACAAGGCTTGGATGTCCAAGAGGAGCAAGGAAAAGGTTCGGAGTATAAGCTACTGGAAAATGAAATTCTGCGATTGCTGATGGAAAACCAGGAGCTCGAGAGCCAAATTATGTCAGAGTCAGTCCATGCTAGCAGCGCTGAAACTGAAGTACGAAGCCTAAAAGACACCCTCTCTGAATTAAAATCTGAGAAAGAAGCTGCCATTCTTCAATTCCAGCAATCTATGGAAAGGATGGCTAGCCTGGAGATGGAAATATCCTGCTCCCGAGAAGACATTAGAAAGCTTAACAATGAGATGTTTATAGGAGCTAAGAATCTGAATGTTGCACAAGAGAAATGTCTTCTGCTGGAGAAAGCAAATCAATCTCTAGAGTTGGAGCTAAAGCAGATCATTAACAAACATGAAGAAGAAAAGGTTACTCATTTGCAGAACCTGAAACAAATGGAGGAGCTGTTAGAGAAGAATGCACTGTTGGAAAACTCTCTCTCAAATCTAAATGTTGAGTTAGAGAGATTAACAGAGAAGATAAAGACATTAGAAGACTCCTGTGGATGTTTCTGTGGCAAGATTTCCATCCATCCATCTGAAAAGGCTGTGCTGGTCTCCCAGGTAGAGGCTACTCTGCAGAATACGGCAAAGCGTTTGGAGAAAAATACATTGGAGAACTCCCTGTCTGATGTGAACATCAAACTGGAAGATTTGAGAGGAACGCTGGAAGGCCTTGAGAAACACTGTCAGTCTCTTCATGATCAAAATTCTGAACTTCTTGCTGAAAAGAGTTCTCTTGTCTCCAAG GTGGAGAGCATTAGCAAGAGTCTGGAAAACTTGGAAAGTAAGTATGCAGAATTAGTAAACAAATACTTAAATTTAGAGAGGGAGAAAGATTTGACACTACATCAAGTCATGAAGCTAGAGGAGTTACTGAAACTAGAAAAGGAAGCGCATCGAGCTGTTATCCAGTCTCGCAGGAGTCAGCTGAATACTTTAGAAAACGAGATCTTTTCCTTACAAGAAGAAATTCAATGTAGAGAGGAGGAGCTCGAAGTGGAAGAGCATAAACTTTTAAGTGCCCAGATTGAGATTTTTATCTTGGAGAGAGGCCTGcatgatatgaaagaaaaatgtaTGGTTCTTCTAGCAGTTCGCCAGAAACACGAAGAGACATCAAGAGATGCAGAAAAATTAATTTCACAAGATGAGCAGGACAACCTCATTCAAGAGAAAAATGTAGGATCTTCATCGGTAAATTATGAGAAGCTGAGGGAGGGTGTTCATCTGATCCTGAAAACACTAATAGCTGAAGAGTATGGGCCTCTGGATGGTATCAAAGATGAATTGCTTTTGCAGATTATTCTGCATGAAATTAGATGTTTGTTGAAATCGCTTTCGGAGGCCAGGGATGAAAAGCAGCATCTGCTTCATGAGAAATCTGTAATTCATGGCGTTATGGAGCAGTTTGGACATCATGTGGCAGATCTGCAGTCAGAAAAGAAGGTTCTCAAGAAAGAATCTAAAATGAGGACAGAGGAACCTTCAGTGCTGCATGGCCAAATGCATGAACTCTTTGAGATGAATGAAAAGTTGAGGCAGGATATGCAAGCAAGTAATCTAAGACAAGAAGCAATCAAGGCTGAAATGGGGAACCTTTATGGACAGCTATCAGATTTGTTGGAGGCTCGTTGCTTATTGCAAAGAGAGATTGGTAGGTTACTAGAAGAAAATTTCTCTTTGTCAAAGAGAATAGATGACATGAGGGTGAAACAAAACACATTGGAGGAGGAAAACAGCATTATCCTTGAAGAGGCCATGGCCCTAGAATATCTTCATCTGATCTTCAGAAGTTTTGATGCTGAGAATGCATCAAAGCTGCAATTGTTAAAAAATGACGTGGACTATCTTCATGGGGCTAGAAATGAGCTCGCCCGGGCGAACAGACCAATGGTCGTAAAATCAGGAGTGCTAGAACTTGAAAACGCGCATCTCAAGGACTTGGTTGTTAATCTGGAAGACTGCCGAAGACGTTTGGTGATACTTGAGAATGATCTTAGTGCATGCATAAGCGTCTGCGAACAACTGAACCGACCAATTGATTCAGGAAGGAACCTTCTAATAAAGAAAGACATGGAGCAGTTACAAGCAAATCAAAAGATCCAACAAGCAGAAGATGTGACAACAGAATTATGTCGAAGTATCAAGGGCCTTAAGTTGCACATTGATGAGGGTGAGGTGGCAAGAGAAGAGTTAGAGAAGAATATTTCGACATTGTCAGAAGATTATACCCACAAGAAAATTGAGACTGCATGTCTTCATCAAGTAAATGAGATGTTGAAAGGAGAACTTGATAAATTGCAGAAAGAGGTTGGAGAGcttagaagaagagaggagcatTTGACTTCTAAACTGCAGAGCAGAAGAGATGAGGTCAAGTGCTATGAGGAAGAAATTGCATCATTATTAGCTGAAATTCAATCTACCACCATCAATGCAGCAATCTTTGAAGAAAGGTTGCTTGAACTAACAGCAACATATCATAACCTTGAGATAAGTGCCATGGTGCAAAGGAAAGTGCTAAAGGAGGAAATCACTCTAAGAAATGTGTGTGTGGATGAATTAAAGGAAAAATTGGAGGCTCGGGAAAGAGAAAACAAAGAACATAAGACACACTTGTCTGCATATGTGCCCCTTGTCATGTCTTTGTGGGGCGATGTCGCCTTGCTGGAAGAATACATCCTTATGCTGGCCAATCATAGTTCAGCAGAAAAGCAAGAAATACAG GAAGTTCCATTGGTGCCTCTCCAGAGCAAGAAGAGCAGTCAAGAACCAATCAAAGATGACAGTGCCAAAGATCTGACGGGAATTCTGAAGCTGCAACAATTGCATGCCAAGGTTGAAGCACTTCAGAAGGTCGTCATGGATGCCAAAAATCTTTTAAGGCAAGAAAGGTTTGATGCATATGCTAATCTAGAGGCTGCAAGGAAAGAAATTGAATGCTTAAAATCAAAGGGAACCTCAGATGATCATATCACCAAAGTGAAGCATGAGCAGAACATGAAGGATGTACAACTAGATCTTGTTTCACATTCATCACAATCTGGAATTGGAAATAGTGTTGGTTCATATGGGCAAAGAAAGACAGGAAATGTTAAAACTAATGATGAGGGGTTTGAAGTAAGGGGAACAGCTGAAGGAGATCACAGCAACCAAATAGAGGTAACTCCATCAGGAACTATGGAGCATTATTTAGAGTATCGCCAGATCAAAGCAATGGAGGAAGGAAAAGGTAAGCACCCCATTTGTGAACTGCTGGATGAAAACGACTTGGGCATTGACAAGCTGGAACTACCAAAAAATGTTATGATGGAATCTCATAAAGAATGGAACAGAAAGGTCATCGAAAGGCTTCTTTCTTCTGATGCTCAGAGGCTATTGGTCCTGCAAGCAAGTGTACATGGACTAAAAGCAAATATGGAAAAATCTGAGGATGTTGATATACCTAGAGGTTTTGAAATTGATACAGTCAAAGCACAGTTGAGAGAGGCTGAGGAAATCACCTCACAGTTGATTGGTACCAACAGCAAGTTGACAAAGAAGGCTGAAGACTTAACTGTGTCCTCTGACAAAATGCT